A portion of the Longimicrobium terrae genome contains these proteins:
- a CDS encoding non-ribosomal peptide synthetase: MKSDMTELTLAERRKLLQMARARDLVRGESELPPIEPVSRDAQLPLSFAQQGLWFVEQLGDLGSTYHIPLRLRLRGDLDRAALVRALDGIVARHEALRTTFAEVDGVPEQRIGAADAAFHLAEHDLEGQADADEELGRLMAEEVRAPFDLQSGPLIRGRLIRLAGDDHVLLVTVHHIVSDAWSMGVLTRELAAGYAAAREGREAELPALSIHYADYAAWQRRRVEGEGFAKQSEFWKRTLDGAPQLLELPTDHARPAQMDHAGEWLWMDFDEELTAGLKALSLRHGTTLFMTLLAGWATVLGRLSGQDDMVIGTPTAGRERRETEGLIGFFVNTLAVRMDLSGGPTVAELLARVKAQALEAQHHQDIPFEQVVELVQPTRNLSHSPLFQATFAWQSTPGASGALSLPGLEVESVATGTSDTQAKFDLLLALRESGERISGDLTYATSLFDRATVERWGGYLRRVLEQMVADDGQRVERLAMLSAEERAQVLEEWNRTDADYPQSSCIHELFQARAAEAPDAPAVVCEGESLTYAELNARANRLAHHLRSLGVGPDVRVAICVERSPEMLVGLLGILKAGGAYVPLDPAYPAERLAYLLADSAPAAVLTQAALRDRVAGLDVPVIELDATATAWDHQPATDPEPGALTPAHVAYVIYTSGSTGRPKGVMVAHQSLVNLVHWHGEAFGVGRGTRSSSVASLGFDAAAWEIWPPLAAGGELALPGRGRVDPDDILDWWDGQTLDVSFLPTPMAEYAFSRGVREGTVRTLLVGGDRLRRMPPEPIPFRLVNNYGPTETTVVATSGDVRGSAAPDIGRPIANARTYLLDGAGELVPAGVAGELYVGGPQVARGYLGRPGLTAERFVPDAFGAELGARLYRTGDLCRWTPEGTLDFVGRTDHQVKVRGFRIELGEIEARLAEHPDVREAVVLVREDAPGQARLVAYVLGDETVRADVLRAHIAAALPAYMVPAAFVRLDQMPLTPNGKLDRKALPAPEDDAFSRRGYEAPAGETEEALAEIWADVLGVDRVSRWDDFFELGGHSLLAVRVISRVRQVLAVEIALRELFALPVLADFARELEAAAHSELPPIEPASREGRLALSFAQQRLWFLEQLGNLGGTYHVRAPLRLRGALDRDALVAALDGIVARHETLRTVFTEVDGVPEQRIAPASSSRFALVEHDLTGHPGAEAELERRMAEEADAPFDLEQGPLIRGALIRLADDDHVLLMTMHHIVSDGWSMGVLFDELAAIYGAFRDGREAHLPALPVQYADYAAWQRRWVEGDVLREQADYWAETLGGAPELLELPTDRPRPAEMNHGGARLGLELDEELTAALKALSRRHGTTLFITLLAGWAVVLSRLSGRDDVVIGTPVANRGRREIEGLIGFFVNTLALRMDLSHAPTVSELLARVKERALSAQHHQDIPFEQVVERVDPARSLSHTPLFQAMFTWQDMQRGGGLSLPGVEVGRVGAESSQVQAKVDLSLALRATEDRIVGSVTFATALFDQETVERWAGYLRRVLREMAADEHQPVERLALLSADERSRLVDEWNRTEADYPREACVHQLFEAQAERTPDAEAVVWEGESLTYAELNARSNRLAHHLRALGVGPDGRVGICVERSLELLVGLLGILKAGGAYVALDPDLPDERLRTMLEDSRPAVLLANASLAVRLGGMDVPVLAVDADAARWSALPDTNPEGVGVGPDHLVYVIYTSGSTGRPKGVMNIHRNVVNRIAGIQLRWQLAPGESVLQNASLSFDVSAYELFWPLMLGARVVMTRPDGHRDPAYLVELIRRYGIGTASFVPSSLQLFLEEPGVEECTSLVRVPCGGEALPPALVRRLYERLPRATLYNRYGPSEAATAVAGPVRVAEEMNGPVAIGRPMPNARAYLLDRAGEPVPAGVAGELCIGGDGVGRGYLDRPAMTAERFVPDPFSGEAGARMYRTGDLSRWLPDGTIAYLGRTDFQVKVRGFRIEPGEIEARLREHPGVREAVVLVREDAPGDRRLVAYVVADEAAGAEVLRAHLGQTLPEYMVPAAYVRLERLPLSPNGKLDRPALPAPEGDAYASREYEAPVGETETALAEIWAEVLGVERVGRHDGFFELGGHSLLVVRVIARMRQRGLHAEVRAVFTAPTLAALAAEVGGESAEVAVPPNAIPAGCTRITPEMLPLVTLEQAEIDAVVAGVEGGAGNVQDIYPLAPLQEGILFHHLMTTEGDPYLLATLYSYGSRAELDRYLGALQAVMDRHDVLRTAVVWEGVREPVQVVWREARLRVDEVQLDVEGPAAGGDAAERLYARFDPRHHRIDVRHAPLMRAHVAHDAAGGRWLLMILRHHLISDHTTLEVMQTEIDAHLAGRADQLPAPVPFRNLVAQAQLGVSGEEHRAFFTEMLGDVDEPTAPFGLRDARGDGSGMDVGRMWVEAGLAARLRRRARALGVSAATLCHVAWAQVLARVSGRDDVVFGTLLLGRMTGGENAERMMGPFINTLPIRVRLGSTGAEAAVRQTHALLTRLLRHEHAPLSLAQRCSGVEAPAPLFTSLLNYRHSAAATPSGSASSGAADAGTAQDGVRRLRAEERSNYPLTLNVDDLGGAMGLTAKIRAQGEAGRVCAMMHTALEGLVEALERAPGRPVGSIEVLPAEERARVVVEWNATGAPFPREACVHHLFEQQVVRTPDVVAVTGADGTLTYAELNARANRLAHHLIGLGVGPDVLVGVCTERGMEMAVGLLAVLKAGGAYVPLDPDYPADRLRFMVEDSNPAAVLASGVPEALVAGLMGETGIPVIRLETDADAWADRPDTNPARADVHPDHLVYVIYTSGSTGRPKGVMNHHGCLVNRLAWGARAWSLGADDVVLCKTSLSFDGHIRELFLPWSVGARVVMARPGGHRDPDYLLQTIRDGGITVMNLTGSLLMVMLEHPSIDLAAGLRQILMGGESFSGTGLTRFLERLPGTKLHQLYGPSEAATAVMAPNLGPQHVRGVVPIGRPTANSRVYLLDPSGNPVPVGLAGEMYIGGDSVGRGYLERPALTAERFVPDPFAAEPGARLYRTGDLAQWLADGTIEFLGRNDFQVKIRGFRIELGEVEARLREHPGVDEAAVLARADAAGENRLVAWYTGDEPLDPAVLRAHLAERLPDYMVPAAFVRMERFPLTPSVKLDYAALPDPEVGAYASREYEAPVDEIEEALAEIWAEVLRVDRVGRQDDFFELGGHSLLAVRVISRVRPELGVNIAVRDLFAWPVLKDFAQEIMDAQLAQFDPEELAALVALARDPAG; this comes from the coding sequence ATGAAGTCCGACATGACCGAACTGACCCTGGCCGAGCGCCGCAAGCTTCTTCAGATGGCGCGCGCCCGCGACCTCGTACGGGGTGAGTCGGAACTGCCGCCCATCGAGCCCGTGTCCCGTGACGCGCAGCTGCCGCTGTCGTTTGCGCAGCAGGGGCTGTGGTTCGTGGAGCAGCTGGGCGACCTGGGAAGCACGTACCACATCCCCTTGCGCCTGCGGCTGCGGGGCGATCTGGACCGGGCGGCGCTGGTCCGTGCGCTGGACGGCATCGTCGCCCGCCACGAGGCGCTGCGGACGACGTTCGCGGAGGTGGACGGCGTTCCCGAGCAGCGCATCGGCGCGGCGGACGCGGCGTTCCATCTCGCGGAGCACGACCTGGAAGGTCAGGCGGACGCGGACGAGGAACTGGGCCGGCTGATGGCGGAGGAGGTACGCGCGCCGTTCGACCTGCAGAGCGGCCCGCTCATCCGCGGCCGCCTGATCCGCCTGGCGGGGGACGACCACGTGCTGCTGGTGACGGTGCACCACATCGTCAGCGATGCGTGGTCGATGGGGGTGCTCACCCGCGAACTGGCGGCGGGATATGCCGCCGCGCGCGAGGGGCGCGAGGCGGAGCTGCCCGCGCTCTCCATCCACTACGCCGATTACGCGGCGTGGCAGCGGCGGCGGGTGGAGGGCGAGGGGTTCGCGAAGCAATCTGAGTTCTGGAAGCGCACCCTCGACGGCGCGCCGCAGCTGCTGGAGCTTCCCACGGACCACGCGCGCCCGGCGCAGATGGACCATGCGGGCGAGTGGCTGTGGATGGACTTCGACGAGGAGCTTACGGCGGGGCTCAAGGCGCTGTCGCTGCGGCACGGCACCACGCTCTTCATGACGCTCCTGGCGGGCTGGGCGACGGTGCTGGGCCGCCTGTCGGGGCAGGACGACATGGTGATCGGCACCCCCACGGCCGGGCGCGAGCGGCGGGAAACGGAGGGGCTCATCGGCTTCTTCGTCAACACGCTGGCCGTGCGCATGGACCTGTCGGGGGGACCGACGGTGGCGGAGCTGCTGGCGCGGGTCAAGGCGCAGGCGCTGGAGGCGCAGCACCACCAGGACATCCCCTTTGAGCAGGTGGTGGAACTGGTTCAGCCCACCAGAAACCTTTCGCACTCCCCGCTGTTTCAGGCGACGTTCGCCTGGCAGAGCACCCCGGGGGCCAGCGGCGCGTTGTCCCTGCCCGGGCTGGAGGTGGAGAGCGTGGCGACGGGGACCTCCGACACGCAGGCCAAGTTCGACCTGCTCCTTGCCCTGCGCGAGTCGGGCGAGCGGATTTCGGGCGACCTCACGTACGCCACGTCGCTCTTCGATCGGGCGACGGTGGAGCGCTGGGGCGGCTACCTGCGGCGCGTGCTGGAGCAGATGGTGGCGGATGACGGGCAACGCGTGGAGCGGCTGGCCATGCTGTCCGCGGAGGAGCGCGCGCAGGTGCTGGAGGAGTGGAACCGGACGGATGCGGATTACCCCCAGTCCTCGTGCATCCACGAACTCTTTCAGGCCCGCGCGGCGGAGGCGCCGGACGCCCCGGCCGTCGTCTGCGAGGGCGAATCGCTGACGTACGCGGAGCTGAACGCGCGCGCGAACCGGCTGGCGCACCACCTCCGCTCGCTGGGCGTGGGTCCGGACGTGCGCGTGGCGATCTGCGTCGAACGCAGCCCGGAGATGCTCGTCGGCCTGCTGGGCATTCTGAAGGCGGGCGGCGCGTACGTGCCGCTGGATCCGGCGTATCCCGCCGAGCGGCTGGCGTACCTGCTGGCGGACAGCGCGCCGGCCGCCGTGCTCACGCAGGCGGCGCTGCGGGACCGGGTCGCCGGGCTGGACGTGCCGGTGATCGAACTGGACGCGACTGCGACTGCGTGGGACCATCAGCCCGCCACCGATCCGGAGCCTGGCGCGCTTACGCCGGCCCACGTGGCGTACGTCATCTACACCTCCGGCTCCACCGGCCGTCCCAAGGGCGTGATGGTGGCGCACCAGAGCCTGGTGAACCTGGTGCACTGGCACGGCGAGGCGTTCGGGGTGGGGCGGGGGACGCGCTCGTCCAGCGTGGCCAGCCTGGGGTTCGACGCGGCGGCGTGGGAGATCTGGCCCCCGCTCGCCGCCGGGGGCGAGCTGGCCCTGCCCGGTCGCGGCCGGGTGGACCCGGACGACATCCTGGACTGGTGGGACGGGCAGACGCTGGACGTCAGCTTTCTCCCCACGCCCATGGCCGAATACGCGTTCAGCCGCGGGGTGCGGGAGGGCACGGTTCGCACGCTGCTGGTGGGCGGCGACCGCCTGCGCCGGATGCCGCCGGAGCCCATCCCCTTTCGCCTGGTGAACAACTACGGCCCCACGGAAACCACCGTGGTGGCCACCTCCGGCGACGTGCGGGGATCGGCCGCGCCGGACATCGGCCGGCCGATCGCGAACGCGCGGACGTACCTGCTGGACGGCGCGGGCGAGCTGGTCCCCGCGGGCGTGGCGGGCGAGCTGTACGTGGGCGGGCCGCAGGTGGCGCGCGGCTACCTGGGGCGTCCCGGACTGACGGCGGAGCGCTTCGTTCCCGACGCGTTCGGCGCGGAGCTGGGTGCGCGGCTGTACCGCACGGGCGACCTGTGCCGGTGGACGCCGGAGGGGACGCTGGACTTCGTCGGCCGGACGGACCACCAGGTCAAGGTGCGCGGCTTCCGCATCGAGCTGGGCGAGATCGAGGCGCGGCTGGCGGAGCACCCGGATGTGCGCGAGGCCGTGGTCCTGGTGCGCGAGGACGCGCCCGGCCAGGCGCGGCTCGTGGCCTACGTCCTGGGTGACGAAACCGTCCGTGCGGACGTGCTCCGCGCGCACATCGCGGCGGCGCTGCCGGCGTACATGGTTCCCGCGGCCTTCGTGCGGCTGGATCAGATGCCGCTTACGCCCAACGGCAAGCTGGATCGCAAGGCGCTTCCGGCTCCTGAGGACGACGCCTTTTCGCGGCGTGGCTACGAGGCGCCGGCGGGGGAGACGGAGGAGGCGCTGGCGGAGATCTGGGCCGACGTGCTGGGCGTGGACCGGGTGAGCCGGTGGGACGACTTCTTTGAGTTGGGCGGGCACTCGCTGCTGGCGGTGCGGGTGATTTCGCGGGTGCGGCAGGTGCTGGCGGTGGAAATCGCGTTGCGCGAGCTGTTCGCCCTCCCCGTGCTGGCGGATTTTGCGCGGGAGCTGGAGGCGGCGGCGCACTCGGAGCTGCCGCCCATCGAGCCGGCCTCGCGGGAGGGCCGGCTGGCGCTGTCGTTCGCGCAGCAGCGGCTGTGGTTCCTGGAACAGCTGGGCAACCTGGGCGGCACGTACCACGTCCGGGCACCGCTGCGCCTGCGGGGTGCACTGGACCGTGACGCGCTCGTGGCGGCGCTGGACGGCATCGTGGCGCGGCACGAGACGCTGCGTACGGTCTTTACGGAGGTGGACGGCGTTCCCGAGCAGCGGATCGCGCCGGCGTCGTCGTCCCGATTCGCCCTGGTGGAGCACGATCTGACCGGCCACCCCGGCGCGGAAGCCGAGCTCGAGCGCCGCATGGCTGAAGAGGCGGATGCGCCCTTCGATCTGGAGCAGGGGCCGCTCATCCGTGGTGCCCTCATCCGCCTGGCCGACGACGACCACGTGCTGCTGATGACGATGCACCACATCGTCAGCGACGGCTGGTCCATGGGCGTGCTCTTCGACGAGCTCGCGGCGATTTACGGCGCGTTCCGCGACGGACGGGAGGCGCACCTTCCCGCGCTGCCGGTGCAGTACGCGGACTACGCGGCGTGGCAGCGGCGCTGGGTGGAGGGCGACGTCCTTCGCGAGCAGGCGGACTACTGGGCCGAGACGCTGGGCGGCGCGCCGGAGCTGCTGGAGCTGCCCACCGACCGTCCCCGCCCGGCGGAGATGAACCACGGCGGCGCCCGGCTCGGTCTGGAGCTGGACGAGGAGCTGACGGCGGCGCTCAAGGCACTGTCGCGGCGGCATGGCACCACGCTCTTCATCACCCTCCTGGCGGGCTGGGCCGTGGTGCTGAGCCGGCTTTCCGGCCGGGATGATGTGGTGATCGGCACGCCGGTGGCCAACCGCGGGCGGCGGGAGATCGAGGGGCTGATCGGCTTCTTCGTCAACACGCTCGCGCTCCGCATGGACCTCTCGCACGCTCCCACCGTCTCCGAGCTTCTGGCGCGGGTGAAGGAGCGCGCGCTTTCCGCGCAGCACCACCAGGACATCCCTTTCGAGCAGGTGGTGGAGCGGGTCGATCCGGCGCGCAGTCTGTCGCACACGCCGCTGTTCCAGGCGATGTTCACCTGGCAGGACATGCAGCGCGGCGGAGGTCTGTCGCTGCCGGGGGTGGAGGTGGGGCGTGTAGGCGCGGAGTCGTCGCAGGTGCAGGCCAAGGTGGACCTGTCGCTGGCGCTGCGCGCGACGGAAGACCGGATCGTGGGGAGCGTGACGTTCGCGACGGCGCTCTTTGACCAGGAGACGGTGGAGCGGTGGGCGGGCTACCTGCGGCGCGTGCTGCGGGAGATGGCCGCCGACGAGCACCAGCCCGTGGAGCGTCTGGCGCTGCTGTCCGCGGACGAGCGCTCGCGGCTGGTGGACGAGTGGAATCGGACGGAGGCGGACTACCCGCGCGAGGCCTGCGTCCACCAGCTGTTCGAGGCGCAGGCGGAGCGCACGCCGGACGCGGAGGCGGTGGTCTGGGAGGGCGAGAGCCTGACGTACGCGGAGCTGAACGCGCGGTCCAACCGCCTGGCGCACCACCTCCGCGCTTTGGGCGTGGGACCGGACGGGCGGGTCGGGATCTGCGTGGAGCGCAGCCTGGAGCTGCTGGTCGGCCTGCTGGGCATCCTCAAGGCCGGCGGCGCGTACGTGGCGCTGGACCCTGACCTGCCCGACGAGCGTCTGCGCACCATGCTGGAGGACAGCCGGCCCGCGGTGCTGCTGGCCAACGCGTCGCTGGCGGTGCGGCTGGGCGGGATGGACGTTCCCGTGCTCGCCGTGGACGCGGACGCGGCGCGGTGGTCGGCGCTGCCGGACACCAACCCGGAGGGCGTGGGCGTGGGGCCGGACCACCTGGTGTACGTGATCTACACCTCGGGCTCCACGGGCCGGCCCAAGGGCGTGATGAACATCCACCGCAACGTGGTCAACCGCATCGCCGGCATCCAGCTCCGCTGGCAGCTCGCGCCGGGCGAGTCGGTGCTGCAGAACGCGTCGCTCAGCTTCGACGTTTCGGCGTACGAGCTGTTCTGGCCGCTGATGCTGGGCGCGCGCGTGGTGATGACGCGCCCGGACGGCCACCGCGATCCGGCGTACCTGGTGGAGCTGATCCGGCGCTACGGGATCGGGACGGCCAGCTTCGTCCCCTCGTCGCTGCAGCTGTTTCTGGAGGAGCCGGGGGTGGAGGAGTGCACGTCGCTGGTGCGCGTGCCGTGCGGCGGCGAGGCGCTGCCGCCCGCGCTGGTGCGGCGCCTGTACGAGCGGCTTCCGCGTGCCACCCTGTACAACCGCTACGGCCCGTCCGAGGCCGCGACGGCGGTGGCGGGACCGGTGCGGGTGGCGGAGGAGATGAACGGCCCGGTGGCCATCGGCCGTCCCATGCCCAACGCGCGCGCCTACCTGCTGGACCGGGCGGGCGAGCCGGTGCCGGCGGGGGTGGCGGGCGAGCTGTGCATCGGGGGCGACGGGGTGGGCCGCGGCTACCTGGACCGCCCGGCGATGACGGCGGAGCGCTTCGTCCCCGACCCGTTCTCGGGTGAGGCGGGGGCGCGCATGTACCGCACGGGCGACCTGTCGCGGTGGCTGCCGGACGGGACCATCGCGTACCTGGGGCGGACGGACTTCCAGGTCAAGGTGCGCGGCTTCCGCATCGAGCCGGGCGAGATCGAGGCGCGGCTGCGGGAGCACCCGGGCGTGCGCGAGGCCGTGGTGCTGGTGCGCGAGGACGCGCCGGGCGACCGGCGGCTGGTGGCGTACGTGGTGGCCGACGAGGCGGCGGGCGCGGAGGTGCTGCGCGCGCACCTGGGCCAGACGCTGCCGGAGTACATGGTGCCCGCGGCGTACGTGCGGCTGGAGCGGCTTCCGCTTTCGCCCAACGGCAAGCTGGACCGCCCCGCGCTCCCCGCGCCGGAGGGGGACGCGTACGCGTCGCGCGAGTACGAGGCGCCGGTCGGCGAGACGGAGACGGCGCTGGCGGAGATCTGGGCCGAGGTGCTGGGCGTGGAGCGGGTGGGGCGGCACGACGGCTTCTTTGAGCTGGGCGGGCACTCGCTGCTGGTGGTGCGGGTGATCGCGCGCATGCGGCAGCGCGGGCTGCACGCCGAGGTGCGGGCGGTGTTCACCGCGCCCACGCTGGCCGCGCTGGCGGCGGAAGTGGGGGGCGAGTCCGCCGAGGTGGCGGTGCCGCCGAACGCGATCCCGGCCGGGTGCACCCGCATCACCCCGGAGATGCTGCCGCTGGTGACGCTGGAGCAGGCGGAGATCGACGCGGTGGTGGCGGGCGTGGAGGGCGGGGCGGGGAACGTACAGGACATCTACCCGCTGGCGCCGCTGCAGGAGGGCATCCTGTTCCACCACCTGATGACCACGGAGGGCGATCCGTACCTGCTGGCCACACTGTACAGCTACGGGAGCCGCGCCGAGCTGGACCGCTACCTGGGCGCGCTGCAGGCGGTGATGGACCGGCACGACGTCCTGCGCACGGCCGTGGTGTGGGAGGGCGTGCGGGAGCCGGTGCAGGTGGTGTGGCGCGAGGCCCGGCTCCGCGTGGACGAAGTGCAGCTGGACGTGGAGGGGCCTGCGGCGGGCGGAGACGCGGCGGAGCGGCTGTACGCGCGGTTCGATCCGCGGCACCACCGGATCGACGTGCGGCACGCCCCGCTGATGCGCGCCCACGTGGCGCATGACGCGGCGGGCGGGCGCTGGCTGCTGATGATCCTGCGGCACCACCTGATCAGCGACCACACGACGCTGGAGGTGATGCAGACGGAGATCGACGCGCACCTGGCGGGGCGCGCGGACCAGCTGCCCGCGCCGGTGCCGTTCCGCAACCTGGTGGCGCAGGCGCAGCTGGGGGTGAGCGGCGAGGAGCACCGGGCGTTCTTCACGGAGATGCTGGGCGACGTGGACGAGCCCACGGCGCCGTTCGGGCTGCGGGACGCGCGCGGCGACGGGTCCGGAATGGACGTGGGGCGGATGTGGGTGGAGGCGGGGCTGGCGGCCCGGCTGCGGCGGCGGGCGCGGGCGCTGGGGGTGAGCGCGGCCACGCTGTGCCACGTGGCCTGGGCGCAGGTGCTGGCCCGCGTGTCGGGGCGGGACGACGTGGTCTTCGGCACGCTGCTGCTGGGCCGCATGACGGGTGGGGAGAACGCCGAGCGGATGATGGGGCCGTTCATCAACACGCTCCCGATCCGCGTGCGGCTGGGCAGCACGGGAGCGGAGGCGGCCGTGCGGCAGACGCACGCGCTGCTCACGCGGCTGCTGCGCCACGAGCACGCCCCGCTGTCGCTGGCGCAGCGGTGCAGCGGCGTGGAGGCACCGGCCCCGCTCTTCACCTCGCTGCTGAACTACCGCCACAGCGCGGCGGCCACCCCCTCGGGTTCGGCTTCTTCGGGAGCGGCCGATGCGGGGACGGCGCAGGACGGGGTGCGGCGGCTGCGGGCCGAAGAGCGGTCCAACTACCCGCTCACGCTGAACGTGGACGACCTGGGCGGCGCGATGGGGCTCACGGCCAAGATCCGGGCGCAGGGCGAGGCGGGCCGGGTGTGCGCCATGATGCACACCGCGCTGGAGGGGCTGGTGGAAGCGCTGGAGCGCGCGCCCGGGCGGCCGGTGGGGAGCATCGAGGTGCTGCCGGCGGAGGAGCGGGCGCGGGTGGTGGTGGAGTGGAACGCCACGGGCGCGCCGTTCCCGCGGGAGGCGTGCGTACACCATCTGTTCGAGCAGCAGGTCGTCCGCACGCCGGACGTGGTGGCGGTCACCGGGGCGGACGGGACGCTCACCTACGCGGAGCTGAACGCGCGCGCCAACCGCCTGGCGCACCACCTGATCGGGCTGGGCGTGGGGCCGGACGTGCTGGTGGGCGTGTGCACGGAGCGGGGGATGGAGATGGCGGTGGGGCTGCTGGCCGTCCTCAAGGCGGGCGGCGCGTACGTGCCGCTGGACCCGGACTACCCGGCGGACCGGCTGCGCTTCATGGTGGAGGACAGCAATCCTGCCGCGGTACTCGCATCCGGCGTCCCCGAGGCGCTGGTTGCGGGGCTGATGGGCGAGACCGGGATTCCCGTCATCCGCCTGGAAACGGATGCGGATGCCTGGGCGGACCGGCCGGACACCAACCCGGCGCGGGCGGATGTGCATCCCGATCACCTGGTTTACGTCATCTACACCTCCGGCTCGACGGGCAGGCCCAAGGGGGTGATGAACCACCACGGCTGCCTGGTGAACCGGCTGGCGTGGGGCGCGCGGGCGTGGAGCCTGGGCGCGGACGACGTGGTGCTGTGCAAGACCTCGCTCAGCTTCGACGGGCACATCCGCGAACTCTTCCTTCCGTGGAGCGTGGGCGCGCGAGTGGTGATGGCCCGCCCCGGCGGTCACAGGGACCCGGATTACCTGCTGCAGACGATCCGCGACGGCGGGATCACGGTGATGAACCTGACCGGCTCGCTGCTGATGGTGATGCTGGAGCACCCGAGCATCGATCTGGCCGCGGGGCTGCGGCAGATCCTGATGGGCGGCGAGTCGTTTTCCGGGACGGGGCTCACCCGTTTCCTGGAGCGGCTGCCGGGGACGAAGCTGCACCAGCTGTACGGCCCCAGCGAGGCGGCGACGGCCGTGATGGCGCCCAACCTGGGCCCCCAGCACGTGCGCGGGGTGGTGCCCATCGGGCGGCCGACGGCGAACTCGCGGGTGTACCTGCTGGATCCTTCCGGCAACCCGGTCCCCGTCGGGTTGGCGGGGGAGATGTACATCGGCGGCGACAGCGTGGGGCGCGGCTACCTGGAACGGCCCGCGCTCACGGCCGAGCGCTTTGTCCCCGATCCGTTCGCCGCGGAGCCTGGGGCGCGGCTGTACCGCACCGGCGACCTGGCCCAGTGGCTGGCGGACGGGACGATCGAGTTCCTGGGGCGCAACGACTTCCAGGTCAAGATCCGCGGCTTCCGCATCGAACTGGGCGAAGTGGAGGCGCGCCTTCGCGAGCACCCGGGCGTGGACGAGGCGGCCGTGCTGGCCCGCGCCGACGCTGCGGGCGAGAACCGGCTGGTCGCCTGGTACACCGGCGACGAGCCGCTGGACCCGGCGGTGCTTCGGGCGCACCTGGCCGAGCGGCTTCCGGACTACATGGTTCCCGCCGCGTTCGTGCGGATGGAGCGCTTCCCTCTTACCCCCAGCGTCAAGCTGGACTACGCCGCGCTCCCCGACCCGGAGGTCGGCGCGTACGCGTCGCGGGAGTACGAGGCGCCCGTGGACGAAATCGAGGAGGCGCTGGCCGAGATCTGGGCGGAGGTGCTGCGCGTGGACCGGGTGGGCCGCCAGGACGACTTCTTTGAGCTCGGCGGCCACTCGCTCTTGGCGGTACGGGTAATCTCGCGGGTGCGGCCGGAATTGGGAGTGAACATCGCGGTCCGCGACCTGTTTGCCTGGCCCGTGCTCAAGGACTTCGCGCAGGAGATCATGGACGCCCAGCTCGCGCAGTTCGATCCCGAAGAGCTCGCCGCGCTGGTTGCCCTGGCGCGCGACCCCGCCGGATGA
- a CDS encoding class I SAM-dependent methyltransferase, with product MPALYDQIGHGYDTTRRADPFLVSRIVNALGETKGGPCLDLACGSGNYTLALAGHGIRIHGTDQSRTMIASAAKKAGRGAPVTWSVADATALPFATGAFGGAVCTLALHHFPALAPPFAEVRRTLAGGRFVLFTATREQMAAYWLREYFPVALERSASAMPAEDEIVKPLRAAGFGDVRLEPYEVAPDLQDLFLYSGKHRPHMYLDANVRANMSTFGALADPAEVAAGCARLAADLSSGRIDEVIAAYPSRGGDYLLVAAGD from the coding sequence ATGCCGGCCCTCTACGACCAGATCGGCCATGGCTACGACACCACCCGCCGCGCGGACCCCTTTCTCGTATCGCGCATCGTGAACGCGCTGGGGGAGACGAAGGGGGGGCCGTGCCTGGACCTGGCATGCGGATCGGGCAACTACACCCTCGCGCTGGCGGGGCACGGAATCAGGATCCACGGCACGGACCAGTCGCGGACGATGATCGCCTCGGCCGCGAAGAAGGCGGGGCGCGGCGCGCCGGTGACGTGGTCGGTGGCGGACGCCACGGCGCTCCCCTTCGCCACGGGCGCGTTCGGCGGGGCGGTGTGCACGCTGGCGCTGCATCACTTTCCCGCGCTGGCGCCACCCTTCGCCGAGGTTCGGCGGACGCTGGCCGGCGGTCGCTTCGTGCTTTTTACCGCCACCCGCGAGCAGATGGCCGCGTATTGGCTGCGTGAGTACTTTCCCGTGGCGCTGGAGCGCTCGGCATCGGCGATGCCGGCGGAGGACGAGATCGTCAAGCCCCTGCGCGCGGCCGGGTTCGGCGACGTACGGCTGGAGCCCTACGAGGTTGCGCCCGACCTGCAGGATCTGTTTCTGTACAGCGGCAAGCATCGCCCGCACATGTACCTGGACGCGAATGTGCGCGCCAACATGTCCACCTTCGGCGCGCTGGCCGATCCCGCCGAGGTGGCGGCAGGGTGCGCGCGTCTCGCCGCCGACCTCTCGTCGGGGCGCATCGACGAGGTCATCGCGGCTTACCCGTCACGGGGCGGCGACTACCTGCTCGTCGCAGCCGGCGACTGA